Part of the Deltaproteobacteria bacterium genome is shown below.
CGCCGAAGGTCGAGGCGCCGAAGGTCGAGGCGCCGAAGGTCGAGGCGCCGAAGCCTGAGCTGCCGAAGCCGCCGCCCGTGAAGGTGGAAGCGCCGAAGGTCGAGGCGCCGAAGCCCGAGCTGCCGAAGCCGCCGCCGGTGAATGTGGAGCCGCCGAAGGTCGAGGCGCAGAAGCCCGAGCCGAAGGCGCCGCCCAGGTCGGCGCTCGACGAGGCCCACGAGACGCTGGCCTCGTTCGCGGATCGGCCGCTCTCCGACGAAGAGCTCAAGGTCATCGCCGCCATCGAGGCCCTGGCCGACGGCGAGATCGAGGACACGCCGGTGAAGCAGGCCAAGCCGGCGCACATGATCGCCGCGCTGGTGCGGCTGCTCATCCGCCGCGGGATCATCCAGGAGACCGAGTTCCTCATCGAGCTCACCCGGAAGTAGCCGCGAGGAGCCATGGCAGAGCCGCTCCTCGAGGTGTCGGGGTTGGGTGTGGAGCTCGCGTCGGAGCGCGGGCCGGTGCGCGTGCTCGACGGCGTGGAAATCGCGCTGCGCGCCAATCAAACACTCGGGATCGTGGGAGAGAGCGGCTCGGGCAAGACGCTCACTGCGCTCGCGATGCTCGGGCTGCTGCCGCCGGGCGCGGGCGTGATTTCGGGTCACGTGAAGCACCGCGGAGGCGACCTGCTTCGCCTCAGCGATCGCGAGCTCCGCGAGGTGCGCGGGCGCCGCATCGGCATGGTGTTCCAGGAGCCCCAAGGCGCGCTCAATCCCGTCTTCACCATCGGCGACCAGCTCGCGCAGGCGCTTCGTGCGCACGCGCGCGCGACGAAGCCCGTGGACCTATTGCGCCAGGTTGGACTCGCCGAGCCCGAGCTTCGCGCGCGCCAGTATCCGCACCAGCTCTCCGGCGGGCTGCGACAGCGGGTGATGATCGCGCTGGCGCTCGCAGGCGATCCCGAGATCCTCATCGCCGACGAGCCGACGAGCGCGCTCGACTCGACCGTGCAAGCGCAGCTCCTGGAGCTCCTGCGCACGCTGCAGCAGGAGCGGCAGATGGCGATGGTGCTCATCACGCACGATCTCGCGCTGGTGGCGCAGCACGCGGATGAGGTCGCGGTGATGTATGCCGGCCAGGTGGTGGAGCGCGGCAAGCCCGCCGACGTCTTCGGTGCCCCAAGGCACCCGTACACCGAAGGTCTCGTCCGCTGTGCGAAGGGGCTTGGTTCCCAGCGCGGTGAGCTCCCGACGATCGCCGGCGCCGTGCCAGCGCCGGGCGCCTGGCCAAAGGGTTGCCGCTTTCGCGAGCGCTGCCCTCGGGCTGACTTGCGCTGCGCGGATGATGTCCCGCGGCTCGTGGGCGAAGCGCGCGCGGTGGCCTGTCACCATCCGCTCGAGGCGCGGCCGTGAGCGACGTGCTCCTCGCGGCACGCGGGCTCACGGTGCGCTACCGCGCGCGCGATGGGCTCTTTGGCGGCGGCGAATTGCGCGCGCTCGAGGACGTGTCGCTCGAGGTGCGGCGCGGCGAGACGCTCGCGGTCGTGGGCGAGAGCGGCTCGGGCAAGACCACGCTCGCACGTGCGCTGCTGCGGCTCGTCGAGCCGAGCTCGGGAACGATCACCTTCGACGGCCAGGACCTCACACACCTTGCGGGCCGCGAGCTGGCGCCGTTTCGCAAGCGCGCGCAGCTCGTGTTCCAGGACGCCGAGGGCAGCCTCGATCCGCGTCTGACCGTCGGCGCGTCGGTGGGCGAGGCGCTCGCGATTCATCGGATCGGCACGCGTGCAGAGCGCGCGACGCGTGTGGAGGCGCTGCTGGCGAAGGTGCAGCTGCCGGCCGACGTCGCGGCGCGGCTGCCGCACGAGCTCTCAGGCGGTCAGCGGCAGCGCGTGGGCATCGCGCGCGCGCTCGCGGTGGAGCCGGAGCTGCTCGTCGCCGACGAGCCCGTGTCCGCGCTCGACGTGTCGATCCAGGCCCAGGTGCTGAACCTGTTCACGCAGCTGCAGCGCGAGCTCGGGCTGACCTACGTCTTCATCTCCCACGACCTGCGCGTGGTGCAGACCGTCGCCGACCGCGTGGCGGTGATGTACCTCGGCCGGATCGTGGAGACCGCGCCCGCCGCCGAGCTCTTTGCGAACCCGCGGCATCCGTACACGCGCGCGCTGCTCGCGGCCGTTCCCCGGCTGGATTCGACCGACGCGGCGCCGGTGCTGCGCGGCGAGCCGCCATCGCCGTCCGCGCCGCCTTCGGGATGTGCCTTTCACCCGCGCTGTCCGCAGGCGACCGAACGTTGTCGGCGCGAGCTGCCCCAGCCGGTTAGGGTGGGCGTGGACCATGTGGCAGCGTGCGTCCTGGCGGAGCCGGCACCGTGACCGACGACTTGGAAATCCCCCACTACGAGCCTGGCCCGCCGGCCTTCGCGCCGCCGTTCTACCTCTCGCACCAGCGCTGGGACGCTCGGCACAAGTGCTTCAACCTCGGCGGCATGCACGTGTGCGCGCGCTGCCTGGGCACGTATCCGGTGCTCTTCGCGGTGCTCGTCTGGCAGCTCCGTCGGCCGATGGCGCCGCTCGATCATCCTTGGGACTTGTGGCTGCTCTTCGTGCTCCCGATTCCGGCGCTCGTCGACTGGGCGTTCGGTCAGCTCACGGCCTGGCGAGGTAGCAATGGCCTTCGGCTGGGTTCGGGCGCGTTGTTGGGCGTCGCGCTGGGGCGAGCGCTCTACATCCACATGCGGCACCCGGGCACGGTGAAGATCTACGCGTTCGGGCTCGTCCTGGTGGGGTTCGCGGGCATCGTCTGGGGCCTGCGACAGGTGCTAGGCTCGCGCCGCGTTGACGGATCGGGTGGGCCGCCGGGCTGAAGCTTCAAAACCCCGCCGGCTACCCAGCCGGCGCAGCCGGCGGTCGTGGAGGCTGGGTTTTGAAGCGGGGTCCCGGAGATAGATCGTTCCGGCAGGTCCTGCGTTGAAGCAGGGGAAGCTTGGAGCGGGGCAGGGACTCCGCGAAGGGCGACAGGATCGTGCAGCAGCCGCTTGCCGATGAAGTCCTGATGCTGGCCTTTCAGGCTGGCGACGCGCGGGCTTTCGAACAGCTCGTGCAGCGCCACCGCGCGGCCATCTTCAACTTCCTCCTGCGGCTGCTGGGCGACCGCGCCCGGGCCGAGGACCTGC
Proteins encoded:
- a CDS encoding ABC transporter ATP-binding protein, producing MSPSARGAAVSDVLLAARGLTVRYRARDGLFGGGELRALEDVSLEVRRGETLAVVGESGSGKTTLARALLRLVEPSSGTITFDGQDLTHLAGRELAPFRKRAQLVFQDAEGSLDPRLTVGASVGEALAIHRIGTRAERATRVEALLAKVQLPADVAARLPHELSGGQRQRVGIARALAVEPELLVADEPVSALDVSIQAQVLNLFTQLQRELGLTYVFISHDLRVVQTVADRVAVMYLGRIVETAPAAELFANPRHPYTRALLAAVPRLDSTDAAPVLRGEPPSPSAPPSGCAFHPRCPQATERCRRELPQPVRVGVDHVAACVLAEPAP
- a CDS encoding DUF2085 domain-containing protein, whose protein sequence is MTDDLEIPHYEPGPPAFAPPFYLSHQRWDARHKCFNLGGMHVCARCLGTYPVLFAVLVWQLRRPMAPLDHPWDLWLLFVLPIPALVDWAFGQLTAWRGSNGLRLGSGALLGVALGRALYIHMRHPGTVKIYAFGLVLVGFAGIVWGLRQVLGSRRVDGSGGPPG
- a CDS encoding ABC transporter ATP-binding protein, with translation MAEPLLEVSGLGVELASERGPVRVLDGVEIALRANQTLGIVGESGSGKTLTALAMLGLLPPGAGVISGHVKHRGGDLLRLSDRELREVRGRRIGMVFQEPQGALNPVFTIGDQLAQALRAHARATKPVDLLRQVGLAEPELRARQYPHQLSGGLRQRVMIALALAGDPEILIADEPTSALDSTVQAQLLELLRTLQQERQMAMVLITHDLALVAQHADEVAVMYAGQVVERGKPADVFGAPRHPYTEGLVRCAKGLGSQRGELPTIAGAVPAPGAWPKGCRFRERCPRADLRCADDVPRLVGEARAVACHHPLEARP